The sequence ATTTTTGCGCGAAGGATCAGCAGTGAAAGACTTCCTGGTGCCTGATCGTGTTGTATTGGGCGTGAGCAGCGAGCGAGCAGCTACCATCATGCGCGATGTTTATCGCCCCCTGTTTATCAATGAAACCCCTCTGGTCATGACCAATATTCCTTCATCAGAGATGATCAAATATGCCTCAAATGCCTTTCTGGCTGTAAAAATATCATTTATCAATGAGGTGGCAAATCTGGCCGACAAAGTAGGTGCTGATGTCCACACTATCGCTAGAGCCATGGGGCTGGATGGACGGATCAGTTCAAAATTTTTGCATCCGGGACCTGGCTACGGTGGCAGTTGCTTCCCAAAAGACACTGAGGCTTTGGTGCACACAGGTAATCAGCATAATGTTCAGTTTCAGGTTGTTGAAGCGGCTATTGCAGCTAATAAGACTCAGCGGAATATCATCCTTGAGAAAGCAAAAGAGTTATTGCCTGATCTGAATGCCAGGGTTGTTGCCATTTTAGGGCTGGCTTTCAAGGCCAATACTGATGATGTGCGGGATACACCGGCGGCAGAAATCATTGCAGGATTGAATGCAGCCGGGGCAGTAGTCCGGGCTTATGACCCCATTGCTGCTGAAAATATGAAAAAGTTCTATTTTCCAGAACTGGACACCCGTCAAACAGTTATTGAAACGGTGAAGGGTGCTGACCTGGTAATCATCCTCACCGAGTGGAATGAGCTTCGGGGCTTGAGTCTTCCAGATTTAAAAAAATTAATGAATACCCCCAACATTGTAGATACGCGCAACATTCTAAGTGTAGAACAGTTGAAGGAATTAGGCTTCAATTACAGAAATGTAGGCCGGAGCAGGGTTTAGTTAAGAATTGACGATCTCGCAAAAACTACCTCTCGCACGTCTACGCTCTACAAGCTTCGCCGCACAGGCAGAGCGCGCAGAGCGTTGTATTGAGTTCATCGAAATGGCGCGGAGTGTTGATAATAAAGAATATAGCATTACACTCATCATCTGTCTGTATTTATTGAGTTTAGGATATATTTCATGATT comes from Candidatus Neomarinimicrobiota bacterium and encodes:
- a CDS encoding UDP-glucose/GDP-mannose dehydrogenase family protein: MRKICIVGTGYVGLVSGAGLADFGNEVVCVDIDKSKIDLLNRGEIPIYEPGLKELVDRNVSASRLNFSSDVESAVRQSEVIFIAVGTPMGDNGEADLRMVEHVATTIAENLNSYKIICTKSTVPVGTGARLEALISEARQSDVEFDIVSNPEFLREGSAVKDFLVPDRVVLGVSSERAATIMRDVYRPLFINETPLVMTNIPSSEMIKYASNAFLAVKISFINEVANLADKVGADVHTIARAMGLDGRISSKFLHPGPGYGGSCFPKDTEALVHTGNQHNVQFQVVEAAIAANKTQRNIILEKAKELLPDLNARVVAILGLAFKANTDDVRDTPAAEIIAGLNAAGAVVRAYDPIAAENMKKFYFPELDTRQTVIETVKGADLVIILTEWNELRGLSLPDLKKLMNTPNIVDTRNILSVEQLKELGFNYRNVGRSRV